gcgccaacgtggaacctgcacaacacaaccaaagtactttgccccaacgaaacagtgaggttgtcaatctcaccggcttgctgtaacaaaggattaaccgtattgtgtggaagatgattgtttgcagaaaacagtaaaacaagtattgcagtagattgtatgcgatgtaaagaataggaccggggtccacagttcactagaggtgtctctcccataagataaaagcatgttgggtgaacaaattacagtcgggcaattgacaaatagagagggcataacaatgcacatacatgtcatcataaatatagtgagatttaattgggcattacgacaaagtacatagaccgctatccagcatgcatctatacctaaaaagtccaccttcaggttatcatccgaaccccttccagtattaagttgcaaaacaacagacaattgcattaagtatggtgcgtaatgtaatcaataactacatccttagacatagcatcaatgttttatccctagtagcaacagcacatccacaaccttagaactttctgtcactgtcccagattcaatggaggcatgaacccactatcgaccataaatactccctcttggagttaagagcaaaaacttggccagagcctctactaataacggagagcatgcaagatcataaacaacacataggtaataacttgataattaacataacatagtattctctatccatcggatcccgacaaacacaacatatagtattacagatagatgatcttgatcatgttaggcagctcacaagatccaacaatgacgcacaatgaggagaagacaaccatctagctactgctatggacccatagtccaggggtgaactactcactcatcactccggaggcgaccatggcggtgaagagtcctccgggagatgaatcccctctccggcagggtgccggaggagatctccagaatcccccaagatgggattggcggcagcggcgtctcagtaaggttttccgtatcgtggctctcggtactgggggtttcgcgacggaggctatttgtaggcggaagggcaggtcagggggccacacgaggggcccacactataggtcggcgcggccaaggcctgggccgcgccgccctatggtttggccacctcgtggccccacttcgtctcctcttcggtcttctggaagcttcgtggcaaaataggaccctgggcgttgatttcgtccaatttcaagAATATTTCtttagtaggatttctgaaaccaaaagcagaaacaaagaatcggctcttcggcatcttgttaataggttagttccagaaaatgcacgaatatgacataaagtgtgcataaaacatgtagatatcatcaataatgtggcatggaacacaagaaattatcgatacgtcggagacgtatcatccacctgctgagaggaagccacgctgcttttccggtgttgttgagattgcagcgggacgagggcattgagcaatgcaggatctacagcctgcccctgagccatctgggatgtaagtacttgggttaccatggttaattgggctttcatggtgctcataccctcctctaaggacgctatgcggtctgtttcccttgcctttctcctctcatggcttttatcaggaaatctcttcctttccgcaggaaagccatacttccacggaacggagccttctgtgcctcgtgttcgtccgccgtgttctttgttcccaagggcgcgtgtcagttcatcgttctctctttcgggctggaacctcccctcctccacgtccttatgtgctttttccagggcatcaatgggaaacttcagatgagctttcttatagatgcacttccctgtttctggatgcaacgttcccccaatcccgtagaaccactccttacaccgttcgatccaaccgtgtgtccctaatctgatccctttcctggtcagttccgcctcagctgcctgccacttaggacggttagccttgtatccacctggacccagaatttggtgatatagcttcaacgcagcatttgccttatttgtttccgaccttttcagaaattcttctgactccgtgctgtacttcacgaattcgtcccagtgattttttaccttctcactgtccggagtcttctttttcttgataaggccgcgcaagcttttcttgtggttcttgaatagttcggccatcttcttcttggcaaacacgcggagggcctgctccatcttggccttttcagcgtcatccccctcttcgggtactatgttgaaatgtgacatgagcttggtcagaatgctgtctttggctacatcatcgatataaagaccttgagcttcttcctctgcagacagcactagtcccttcggcttgttccattctcgaacggtgatcgggacgtggtccctaacaagcactccgcattgagctataaatgcctttgcacctttctctggagcaatcggtttaccatccgtagcgatgtgggtgatgtcgtgcctaacaccgtcgtccaactttttggccgggcctcgcttcctcgactttacagaagaagtgctcgatccggagggctaaaaaagaaataattcatagtcagtacaatttaattagttaatgcatctagtcgatcaacatcggcttaattaatttatatacctgggtgataactacggttccggagccattatgatgatcttcttcctcaccggcgccattaggatcttataccgcaatgcagtgcacaccggacatgcatccaaattctcgtactcaccgcggtagaggatgcagtcattaatgcatgcatgtatcttttgcacatctaatcctagagggcagacaatcttcttcgcttcgtacgtactggcgggcaattcgttaccccttggaagcttcctcttaattattgtcagcaactttccaaatcctgagtcagtgacaccgttctctgccttccattgcaacaattccagtgtgctgcctagctttttatggccatcttcggaagttgggtataacaatttgttgtgatcttctatcatcttgtcgaaggccaacctttccttttcagtttcacattctctccttgcatcagcaatggcccgaccaagatcatcatcagcaggctcatcaggtgcctcttgatcttctacttcattgtcttcattgccttctgcagtatcatcgtattcagggaaattgggataaccgtcatcatcctcttcctcttcttcattgtcttccatcataacccctctttctccgtgcttggtccaacaatagtaactgggcatgaaaccagatcgcagaaggtggctgtgaatgagactcgagtgagcgtaatttacggtattcttgcagttgacacatggacaatacatgaagccaccatgtttgtttgcctccgccacggccataaaattatccaggcccgaagtgaactcgtcaaaccgtcggccaatgtacatccattgccgattcatatgCATGATATAAtttagctgatcaaaaccattacagaacatcacgatgtatatatacacatgcattttatcaattacagatgaaaaggataaagttgttaacctcgatgaagaagaaaaaaacaagttaagtgtggcttgatttgtgtaaactcaagtggcgaatcctcttaagcatttcatcaaacacctcttgtgcatgtgaagaagagaggagagcattacacccctcttgtgaagaaagtgaaaaaatagccaagtgtggctcacacttgggcagggcaagGTAATATAGCCAGATTGGGGACcttgtcccggtttgtaacacaaaCCGGgtccagagggggggggggggggctttggacccggtttgtaatacaaaccgggactaaaggttccccacgcctgacacggcctgccgcgccctgccgtggaccctttagtcccggtttgtattacaaaccgggtccaaaggccactaccgGACAAGCTCTAAGCTAGTGGGGTCGCCCTGGgcaaaacgaaccgggaccaatgcccacattagtcccggtttggttctgcactgggacatttggttgggaccaaaggcctcttctccactagtgtaaGCACCCATTGCGAAGAGGTTGATGTGGACCTCTTCTATGTTCCACACTTTCATGCAGCAGATAGAGATAGCCATGGGCTACACTTGAAATAATCTTAATCTTTAAGTACAAAAACTACTATTGCCAAAAGAGTAAAACAAGATGAATTCAGTTACAAATCATGCTTGATTACCTCGACACGGTTTCTACTAGATGGCCGGATCAAGAAGCAACTTCCAGGGTTATACTTCGCCTAATTATTCTTCAGCGTGTACGTATGCTGTATGCAAAGTTGGAGTATATTTTGTTGGTTCTTGGGGGGCACGAAATAGATTTTATAAAGAAATTGGAGGGATACGTCAGAGGATAAGCATGCACACATGGATGGATGGATGTATATATGTTGGGAGAGCATGGAAGGCCATTGGGTGGAGTGGACaaccgtcaaacttgacagcccaTTCATGTTAATTAACTCATCGAAGCAAAGCAAAACTTGGTCAAATGTTTATTTAACTACACTCCCACTAGGCAACATCATCAATCAATCCATAGCTATCGATATAGTATGCATGATTTGGTTGAAATCTCCACTAGATTCTTTGGCAGAAGGCTTTATGCCTTAATTTGCTTCTCATGTTTAAAATTACACTAGCTCAACTGCTCAAGTAAGAAGAATACTATAGCtcaattaaaaggtttcattaccTAATCAAATGCGTGTTGAATTGTTCACGGGGAAGAACGTGGGAGAAGATCTATGAGTTTTACCTTATTTTCCCTCTAAAGAAAAATCACATACTAATATTAGAAAAAGAATCAACGTGTAATTAAATATGTCCAGTAACAGCTTTGCGCAAACAAACAATTCAATCTCGGTCAGCTAACCTCGGTATCTGTCCTAAACAGATGACGCGATCCATTTTCTCAACGTCGATCGATCTGATAGCTAGCTAGTGATAGTCTCATTCTCGTGCGCTTTCGGCAGATAAAGAAAAGGGTTCCCGATTAACGTCTAGGGAGCGTAGCTGACGAACAGTCACGGAATTAATGGAATTTTATACTGCCCATAAGCAGGCAGCAGCTGGATTTCGGCCGCCAGCTTTAGAAAAATCACAACAAAATGCGTGCGAACCTGTGTGTATATCGACCACACTTAACAGGCACACACGCATGTCATGTGTGTGTCATGACGCAGCAACTCGATGGTTTCTTGCTCCCAACCTAGGTCTGTCCAGGTCTTCAGAGCTCTAATCAAGCGCTAAAACCAAGTGGTAAAACTTGTTTATTGTTGCACGGTACTGCGGTATCTTTAGCGATCCGCGGACTGCGGTAGTTTCGTACGTCTTGGCTACACAGAGCTAGCTGTCGATCGTGGAAGCAATCCGGGAGCCAGATTTCGAAGAATTTTCCGAGTACAGTGTAGCCATCCCTACCTACCTAATAAGTCCAACCCTTTCGTCCAAAGCAACCCATTTCGTCTTTGTTCTGGGTTGTTGTTCGCTTGATCAGTTGTTCTGTGCTTTTTCTGGAAGCTAATAGCTAGCATCTCCAATTCCGTCTCCTAAACCGTCCTTTAAAGGGATTTGGAACGCACTGGATAAAACATATTTCTAGCCACGTCTTCTAAAGCATCTTTTTGTCCAGCgctgcccgatacggtgtccggcgccctgaACTCGTCCCCACtaaaggggacgctccggggatgcCGGAGACAcccaaaagcgaggcggggagtggcaggacagacgcgtcagcggcacattgaactttaacctaaccgtcgtctacctcgcgacggaagttattggggcgcagcgacggtgcagttcccgcagaggcgcaacGAAGCGTCTCATCGCGTCTAGCACTGTATGCAGACGTTAATGAGCGTCACCGCTCCCccacctccctccggcctataaaaagggccgcctctcatcgtctctctcacacacaaaccctagcgcctctctccccaaccgtagtcgccaccatctcaagagtcgacgccatgtctagtagaggcggaggccgagctcgtggtcgtggctgcggcagagctgcacgctcgccaTCGCCTGCGACGCTGTCGTCTTCATTGTTGGACATGCAGGAGGAGGAGCGGCatgtgctgttcgagttcgtcgtcatcctcaagggcgacccacacgcCATCCAGAGGTTGCCGGACACCTTCGCCGATTTCGTCGCCGGCGACGGGTGCCCGggctcgctgcatctgcgggaggttGCCTGCGGCTGCTGTCGGTGGATcctcgacgtgatctacgacgtgcatggcaagatgtacctccacatcagTTGGGAGAAGTTCGTGCGCTACCACCGCCTCGAAGCCAACTTCGTGCTCATGTTCTCCTACCTTGGCgagagggacatgagcgtcaaggtgttcgacgagacgcgttgCCGCCGGCACTACCACGGCGAAACCACCGAGGAGGACGACAAGTGAAgtattgtttcttcgcagcgaaaataTGCATGGaggtttctggttgttcttcctcaaaagaaccaacaagggcaccgtcaacagctggattttccagtttgagtGACTGGGTGTGCCTGCGAGTGttttttcttggcagcgaacacacgaaatctTCGATGCCTGGTCTAGTTAGATTTAgttattttgcaatgttttatatttgtgtcaaccatgatttaaactatgtattagtttgtggaaaaccatgttccaaattatATCTTCGTGTAAATCACGTTCCCAATTatatattagtttgtggaatgtttttactctttattgaaataaaaatgcaaaaatcaaaaaaaagtattttaatatTTGGGAGCGGtatgaacaaaacacgtccccaaacCTCGATCCGacgcgaacaaaacacgtccccaaacgttcgatccggcgccgtttgggaaACGGTTTGGGGACccgactgaagatgctctaagcaTCAGAGAACTCAAGTAAGTAACATGAACAGCGACAAACAAGTTGGCGGGTTGTCTCACTGACATGTGAGGCCACATGTGGCGGCAAACATACTTGTGCTTCTAGAATTTGTAGTCATGGAAAATTCAAATAATCTGGAAACTGCAGCGAAAGGTATTCTTCTGCTACTATTATTGGAGAAAAGATAGGAATGACATTTCAACTTTCGAAGACGGCAGAAAAAATATCACACAGATCAGCAGAAGCATGAGGTGAGTGAGCAGCCAAGCTTCGAGCTTGTCTGGTCAGACCGTGTTACAGTTTCCATGTGGTACTATTCAGGTAGCTAGCTATCCTTTGGGGCAACGAATCTACGAAAATTAGAAGTCAAGTTGTCTTGTCGGGCTGGCTAACCTCGCGGTTTTCTCCGCTTCCGCGTGGGCGATGTCTCTCTGGCTAGCGCAGCTGAAAATTAAGGTCCAAGT
This Lolium perenne isolate Kyuss_39 chromosome 1, Kyuss_2.0, whole genome shotgun sequence DNA region includes the following protein-coding sequences:
- the LOC127339310 gene encoding B3 domain-containing protein Os03g0212300-like, encoding MQEEERHVLFEFVVILKGDPHAIQRLPDTFADFVAGDGCPGSLHLREVACGCCRWILDVIYDVHGKMYLHISWEKFVRYHRLEANFVLMFSYLGERDMSVKVFDETRCRRHYHGETTEEDDK